One Engraulis encrasicolus isolate BLACKSEA-1 chromosome 5, IST_EnEncr_1.0, whole genome shotgun sequence DNA segment encodes these proteins:
- the fam8a1b gene encoding protein FAM8A1 — protein MADSGNEPTVKEKITVNNNVRTRNAGNSTKANEDTTLSNNKDNNKNMTTTEYCEKLQEWMWQYYSGYVNWHSWMSVFTLSYPPCFPMPPTTSGTLGSSSSRTDTSASDPRNWYNPLAFPVPPNFFPAPPAAGNPSPADSNVTQSTVPGAGQQQQQQQNGNAPQPGREYVIPSPLQRFMAEMVDFIILFFIKATIIISIMHLSGMKDISKFAMHFIVEEIDEDTSMEELQKMMLVALVYRILVCFYEIICIWGAGGATPGKFLLGLRVVTCDSSVLVQPNRVRVVPASNVSLSASTIRALSKNFSIAFLFPAFITLLFFQHNRTVYDIVAGTIVVKRRGAR, from the exons ATGGCGGACTCAGGAAATGAACCGACTGTCAAAGAAAAAATAACTGTAAACAACAACGTTCGGACTAGAAATGCTGGTAACAGCACAAAGGCCAACGAGGATACCACTTTAAGCAACAACAAAGACAATAACAAGAACATGACCACTACGGAATATTGCGAAAAATTGCAAGAATGGATGTGGCAATACTACAGCGGATACGTGAATTGGCATAGCTGGATGTCAGTATTTACTCTCTCTTATCCCCCTTGTTTTCCTATGCCCCCCACCACAAGTGGAACCCTAGGGTCCTCCTCATCCAGAACCGATACATCTGCCTCAGACCCTCGCAACTGGTACAATCCGCTGGCTTTTCCTGTGCCACCCAATTTCTTCCCCGCTCCACCTGCAGCAGGTAATCCCAGCCCAGCTGACAGTAACGTTACCCAGTCAACAGTTCCTGGAGCagggcaacaacaacagcagcagcagaatggCAACGCTCCGCAGCCTG GTCGAGAGTATGTCATACCCTCCCCCCTTCAGAGATTCATGGCAGAGATGGTGgacttcatcatcctcttcttcataAAGGCGACCATTATCATCAGCATCATGCATTTGAGTGGGATGAA GGACATATCCAAATTTGCCATGCATTTCATTGTGGAGGAGATTGATGAGGACACGTCAATGGAGGAACTTCAGAAGATGATGCTGGTGGCGCTTGTGTATCGCATATTAGTCTGCTTCTATGAG ATTATATGCATCTGGGGAGCAGGGGGAGCCACTCCGGGGAAGTTTTTGCTTGGCCTGCGGGTGGTCACCTGTGACAGTTCTGTCCTGGTGCAGCCAAACAGAGTCCGGGTTGTGCCGGCATctaatgtctctctctcagc gTCCACCATACGGGCGCTGAGCAAAAACTTCTCCATCGCGTTCCTCTTCCCCGCCTTCATCACACTCCTCTTCTTCCAGCACAACAGGACTGTGTATGACATAGTGGCCGGTACCATCGTGGTCAAGCGCCGCGGCGCCAGATGA
- the scnm1 gene encoding sodium channel modifier 1, whose amino-acid sequence MSFKREGDDQSQLNILKKRRVADLLANFIPEDEATLMKNGRYTCLVCSHRPIFDTVDILQVHRKGKRHLEGMKWFYRKKTKLEKEIQKHHHQSYVAKEEGQEEAAASSAPLLTQTRKITHHALLKTTPYSSCHKRSSERAEQESRPGVSSDCQSMQNVSRHASQEMRGGSSHISPYRTPDRSVADSHVSAPQDPRHSDRRKEGKKREQNAPSDSEPVTEERRKEFEHYLKLKSAGWLQDRSGKWIKDENVEFDSDEDEPPIISQT is encoded by the exons ATGTCTTTCAAAAGAGAGGGAGACGACCAGAGTCAGTTGAATATACTGAAG AAACGACGTGTTGCTGATCTGCTTGCTAATTTCATCCCAGAAGATGAAGCTACCCTAATGAAGAACGGAAG GTACACCTGTTTAGTATGTTCTCATCGTCCCATCTTTGACACTGTAGACATTCTGCAAGTGCATCGGAAGGGGAAAAGACATTTGGAAG GaatgaagtggttctacagaaagaaaacaaagctGGAAAAAGAAATCCAAAAGCACCATCATCAAAGCTATGTGGCTAAAGAGGAAGGACAAGAG GAGGCTGCGGCCAGCTCAGCGCCTCTTCTGACTCAAACTAGAAAAATTACCCACCATGCACTACTGAAGACAACGCCATACAGCAGCTGTCACAAAAGAAGCAG TGAAAGGGCGGAACAGGAATCAAGGCCAGGTGTTTCTTCAGATTGCCAATCTATGCAAAACGTCAGCAGGCATGCATCTCAAGAAATGAGAGGTGGTAGCTCACATATTTCACCTTACAGAACACCAGACCGAAGTGTTGCAG ATTCTCATGTGTCTGCACCCCAAGACCCCCGTCATAGTgacagaaggaaagaagggaagaaaagagagcaGAACGCTCCCTCAGACAGCGAACCAGTGACAGAAGAACGCCGCAAAGAGTTTGAACACTACCTCAAACTTAAAAG TGCTGGCTGGCTCCAGGACCGGAGTGGCAAGTGGATTAAAGATGAAAATGTGGAGTTTGATTCGGACGAAGATGAGCCACCAATTATTTCCCAAACGTGA